In the genome of Triticum urartu cultivar G1812 chromosome 5, Tu2.1, whole genome shotgun sequence, one region contains:
- the LOC125510719 gene encoding uncharacterized protein LOC125510719, which produces MDPCPFVRVLVGNLALRMPVAPPAAGAGAGVHPSTSPCYIKIRLGKMACQTAAAPLVLSDAAAAEQPPSGALAAAFHLSKADLEWFARKPSLFSPSRGAATLKVSVYAGRKGTTCGVSSGRLLGKATISLDLKGAEAKPAVLHSGWISVGRRGVGGKGGGPAAAELSLTVRAEPDPRFVFEFDGEPECSPQVMQVRGSMKQPMFTCKFGCRTNSDLRRSVAQTEREAAGKERKGWSVTVHDLSGSPVALASMVTPFVASPGTDRVSRSNPGAWLILRPAGDGAWEPWGRLECWRERGGGGSSDSLGYRFDLLVPGVDHAVPIADSTIAASKGGKFALDLTAAQPLSRGSTPGCSPRGSGDFSQWPLGNYRGFVMSASVEGEGRCSKPTVEVGVAHVGCAEDAAAFVALAAAVDLSMDACRLFSHKLRKELSHLRSDVLR; this is translated from the coding sequence ATGGACCCGTGCCCGTTCGTGCGGGTGCTGGTCGGCAACCTCGCCCTCAGAATGCCGgtcgcgccgcccgccgccggcgccggcgccggcgtcCACCCCTCCACCTCCCCCTGCTACATCAAGATCCGCCTCGGCAAGATGGCCTGCCagaccgccgccgccccgctcgtcctctccgacgccgccgccgccgagcagCCCCCCTCCGGCGCCCTGGCCGCGGCCTTCCACCTCTCCAAGGCCGACCTGGAGTGGTTCGCCCGCAAACCCTCGCTCTTCTCCCCCTCCCGCGGGGCCGCCACGCTCAAGGTGTCCGTCTATGCCGGCCGCAAGGGGACTACATGTGGCGTCAGCTCCGGGCGGCTGCTCGGGAAGGCCACCATCTCGCTGGAtctcaagggcgccgaggccaaGCCCGCGGTGCTGCACAGCGGCTGGATTTCCGTCGGGAGGCGCGGCGTTGGCGGCAAGGGCGGCGGGCCCGCGGCCGCGGAGCTCAGCCTCACCGTCCGCGCGGAGCCCGACCCGCGGTTCGTGTTCGAGTTCGACGGCGAGCCGGAGTGCAGCCCGCAGGTGATGCAGGTCCGGGGCAGCATGAAGCAGCCCATGTTCACCTGCAAGTTCGGCTGCCGCACCAACAGCGACCTGCGGAGGTCGGTGGCGCAGACGGAGCGGGAGGCCGCCGGGAAGGAGCGCAAGGGGTGGTCCGTCACGGTGCACGACCTCTCCGGCTCCCCCGTCGCGCTCGCCTCCATGGTGACGCCCTTCGTCGCCTCGCCGGGGACGGACCGCGTGAGCCGCTCCAACCCGGGCGCGTGGCTCATCCTCCGGCCCGCGGGCGACGGCGCGTGGGAGCCCTGGGGCCGCCTCGAGTGCTGGCGGGAGCGCGGCGGGGGGGGGTCCTCCGACAGCCTCGGCTACCGCTTCGACCTCCTCGTCCCCGGCGTCGACCACGCCGTCCCCATCGCGGACTCCACCATCGCCGCGTCCAAGGGCGGCAAGTTCGCGCTCGACCTGACCGCGGCGCAGCCCCTGAGCCGGGGGAGCACCCCGGGATGCAGCCCGCGGGGCAGCGGCGACTTCAGCCAGTGGCCTCTGGGGAACTACCGCGGGTTCGTCATGTCGGCCTCGGTGGAAGGCGAGGGCCGGTGCAGCAAGCCCACGGTGGAGGTCGGGGTGGCGCACGTCGGGTGCGCGGAGGACGCGGCGGCGTTCGTGGCGCTGGCGGCGGCCGTGGACCTGAGCATGGACGCGTGCAGGCTCTTCTCGCACAAGCTCAGGAAGGAGCTCTCGCACCTGCGGTCGGACGTCCTCCGGTGA